The Pricia mediterranea genome includes a window with the following:
- the rplK gene encoding 50S ribosomal protein L11 — protein MAKEVGKVVKLQVRGGAANPSPPVGPALGAAGVNIMEFCKQFNARTQDKPGKVLPVVITVYKDKSFDFVVKTPPAAVQLMEAAKIKKGSGEPNRVKLGKVSWDQVKAIAEDKMVDLNAFTIESAMNMVAGTARSMGMKISGKRPF, from the coding sequence ATGGCAAAAGAAGTAGGTAAAGTAGTCAAACTACAAGTTAGGGGAGGTGCAGCGAATCCGTCGCCACCGGTCGGACCCGCCTTAGGTGCTGCCGGAGTTAACATTATGGAGTTCTGTAAGCAGTTCAATGCACGAACGCAGGACAAACCGGGAAAAGTACTGCCCGTTGTTATCACCGTTTATAAGGACAAATCTTTCGATTTTGTCGTAAAAACACCACCGGCGGCCGTTCAACTGATGGAAGCGGCTAAGATAAAAAAAGGATCTGGCGAGCCTAACCGGGTAAAATTGGGAAAGGTTTCCTGGGATCAGGTCAAGGCGATAGCCGAAGACAAAATGGTTGACCTGAACGCGTTCACCATCGAATCGGCCATGAACATGGTCGCCGGTACCGCACGCTCCATGGGCATGAAGATTTCCGGCAAACGACCCTTTTAA
- the rplJ gene encoding 50S ribosomal protein L10, which yields MTREEKAHVIEDLTTRLADSPTIYLADISGLNATQTTNLRRACFKANVQLSVVKNTLLEKAMEASDKDFGKLPETLKGNTSVMFSEVGNAPAKLIKNFRKKSKKPLVKGAFVEEAIFIGDENLEKLVELKSRDEMIGEIIGLLQSPAKNVISGLKSSGSKLSGILKTLSEKES from the coding sequence ATGACTAGAGAAGAAAAAGCACACGTAATAGAAGACCTGACTACCCGGTTGGCCGATAGTCCCACTATTTATTTAGCGGACATTTCGGGCTTGAACGCTACCCAGACCACTAATTTGAGAAGGGCATGTTTTAAGGCAAACGTACAACTTTCGGTGGTTAAGAATACCTTGCTCGAAAAAGCCATGGAGGCTTCCGATAAGGATTTCGGAAAGCTTCCCGAAACTTTGAAGGGCAATACATCCGTAATGTTTTCGGAAGTGGGCAATGCCCCGGCAAAACTGATCAAGAATTTTAGGAAAAAGTCTAAAAAGCCTCTTGTAAAAGGTGCTTTTGTTGAAGAGGCGATTTTTATCGGAGACGAGAACCTGGAGAAGTTGGTCGAGCTCAAGTCACGGGATGAAATGATCGGCGAAATTATCGGGCTGTTGCAGTCCCCCGCCAAGAATGTTATTTCTGGATTGAAGTCCAGCGGCAGTAAATTGTCCGGCATCCTTAAAACCTTGTCCGAAAAAGAGAGTTAA
- the rplL gene encoding 50S ribosomal protein L7/L12 — translation MAELKDFAEQLVNLTVKEVNELADILKDEYGIEPAAAAVAVAAGGGGGEAEAAEEQSEFDVVLTAAGGSKLAVVKLVKELTGLGLKDAKEIVDSAPKAVKEGVPKDEAESVKKQLEEAGAEVELK, via the coding sequence ATGGCAGAATTAAAAGATTTCGCAGAACAATTGGTAAACTTGACCGTAAAAGAGGTAAACGAGTTGGCCGATATATTAAAAGATGAGTATGGTATCGAGCCTGCAGCCGCCGCAGTAGCCGTTGCCGCCGGAGGCGGTGGAGGCGAAGCAGAGGCCGCTGAAGAACAATCTGAATTCGACGTGGTTCTTACCGCAGCCGGAGGTTCTAAATTGGCCGTCGTCAAGTTGGTCAAGGAGTTGACCGGTCTTGGATTGAAAGATGCCAAGGAGATTGTCGATAGCGCACCGAAAGCCGTTAAGGAGGGAGTGCCAAAAGATGAAGCAGAATCCGTTAAAAAACAATTGGAAGAAGCAGGAGCCGAAGTTGAGCTTAAATAA
- the rplA gene encoding 50S ribosomal protein L1, whose protein sequence is MAKLTKKQKEARAKVDKDKLYSVDEAAALIKEITNTNFDSSIDLAVRLGVDPRKANQMVRGVVTLPHGTGKDVKVLALVTPDKEAEATEAGADYVGLDEYLDKIKGGWTDVDVIITMPSVMGKLGPLGRILGPRGLMPNPKTGTVTMDVAKAVSDVKAGKIDFKVDKTGIVHAAVGKASFTADKIADNAKELLDTLIKMKPAAAKGIYMRSVFMSSTMSPSVQLDPKTV, encoded by the coding sequence ATGGCAAAGTTAACGAAGAAACAGAAAGAGGCGCGGGCCAAGGTCGATAAGGATAAATTATATTCCGTTGACGAAGCCGCCGCTTTGATAAAGGAGATTACCAATACAAATTTTGATTCCTCCATTGATTTGGCGGTACGGCTTGGGGTCGATCCCAGAAAGGCCAACCAGATGGTGCGCGGGGTAGTAACCCTTCCCCATGGCACTGGTAAGGATGTAAAGGTTTTGGCGTTGGTCACACCCGATAAGGAGGCCGAGGCCACCGAAGCCGGTGCCGACTACGTTGGATTGGATGAGTATTTGGATAAGATTAAAGGCGGTTGGACGGACGTTGATGTTATCATCACAATGCCAAGTGTCATGGGAAAGCTCGGTCCGTTAGGACGGATTTTGGGACCTCGTGGTCTTATGCCCAATCCGAAGACAGGTACCGTTACCATGGATGTCGCCAAAGCGGTATCCGATGTGAAGGCCGGTAAAATTGACTTTAAGGTAGATAAAACGGGAATCGTTCACGCTGCGGTAGGAAAAGCTTCTTTCACTGCGGATAAGATTGCGGATAACGCAAAAGAACTTCTCGATACCTTGATCAAAATGAAGCCTGCTGCGGCAAAAGGCATTTACATGAGAAGTGTTTTCATGTCAAGCACGATGAGTCCGAGTGTTCAATTAGATCCGAAGACCGTTTAA